In one window of Deltaproteobacteria bacterium DNA:
- a CDS encoding LLM class flavin-dependent oxidoreductase yields the protein MRFGLEFGSYPSDVDPVEVCRQTTERAIVAHKNNFEALFVAQHYLCGPDAAILQSIPLLSYLAPQVPGMYLGTSILILPLHPPVMVAEYIATLDNLCGGKVLLGVGQGYRENEFKSFGVDLHERRGRLVEGVEVLRRLWSGETVSFQGKYYQLDKVNSQPRPLQRPCPPILLGADTLKTVGRVPEVADHWIASRRHTKTFLREALPVYKTALEKQGRPFKGLYIFRDLCIADSTREAEERIRDGYERRYLRYQQWGQPGEKYDLKFEELKRDRLVVGSPSEVVEQVLAYHQEFQAEVMWFMVDFPGMDPKFITETLQRFGAEVIPQVKKQLPNSPLP from the coding sequence ATGCGCTTTGGTCTTGAGTTTGGCAGTTATCCATCGGACGTCGATCCAGTTGAGGTTTGTCGGCAAACCACCGAGCGGGCAATCGTCGCGCACAAGAATAACTTTGAAGCGTTGTTCGTCGCGCAGCATTATCTCTGCGGGCCCGATGCGGCGATCCTACAATCGATTCCGCTGCTCTCTTATCTGGCGCCCCAGGTGCCGGGCATGTATCTCGGGACGTCGATTCTGATTTTACCGTTGCATCCACCGGTGATGGTGGCGGAGTATATCGCCACCCTCGACAATCTTTGCGGCGGTAAAGTGTTGTTGGGGGTCGGCCAAGGCTATCGGGAAAACGAATTCAAATCCTTTGGTGTCGATCTGCACGAGCGGCGTGGCCGATTGGTCGAAGGGGTTGAAGTACTGCGCCGGCTCTGGAGCGGTGAGACGGTCTCGTTCCAAGGAAAATATTATCAGCTCGACAAAGTCAATTCGCAGCCGCGGCCGCTGCAGCGGCCGTGCCCGCCGATCTTGCTCGGTGCCGATACTTTGAAAACCGTCGGCAGAGTGCCGGAAGTCGCCGACCATTGGATCGCCAGCCGGCGCCACACGAAGACTTTTCTGCGCGAGGCTTTGCCGGTTTACAAAACCGCGCTGGAAAAACAGGGGCGACCGTTCAAAGGGTTATATATCTTCCGCGACCTCTGCATCGCCGATAGCACGCGCGAAGCCGAGGAGCGCATCCGCGACGGCTACGAGCGGCGCTACTTGCGCTACCAACAATGGGGCCAGCCCGGCGAGAAATATGATTTGAAGTTTGAGGAACTGAAACGCGATCGCTTAGTCGTCGGCAGCCCCAGCGAAGTGGTCGAACAGGTGCTGGCGTATCACCAAGAATTTCAAGCCGAGGTCATGTGGTTCATGGTCGATTTTCCCGGCATGGACCCGAAGTTTATCACGGAAACCCTCCAGCGCTTCGGCGCGGAGGTGATCCCGCAGGTGAAGAAACAATTGCCGAATAGTCCGCTGCCGTGA
- a CDS encoding tRNA glutamyl-Q(34) synthetase GluQRS — MSNTGPISSTTIVGRLAPSPTGHLHLGHARSFLIAWWHARSRGGRIVLRLEDLDVERVKPSLIEATIEDLRWLGLDWDDEPYVQSRSAADIDAAAQALLDRGLVYPCVCTRKEILAAQSAPHAGETSTVYPGICRGRFKNLADAESASGRPAALRFIVPDKLVHIEDEFQGVREFDARRQIGDFPIARSLGLPAYQLAVVVDDVRQGVTEIVRGADLLESCARQWLLQEALGYPHPRWWHIPLVTDASGRRLAKRSDDVSLARLRGAGVDAWQIVAWVARGAGIDIGDRANARDLISSFEMMRLHRSEVRVTPADLAAFGL, encoded by the coding sequence ATGAGTAACACGGGCCCAATTTCTAGTACAACGATCGTTGGCCGGCTGGCGCCGAGTCCGACGGGCCATTTGCATCTCGGCCATGCGCGGTCGTTTCTGATCGCCTGGTGGCACGCGCGCTCGCGCGGCGGAAGAATCGTTTTGCGCCTGGAAGACCTCGACGTCGAACGCGTCAAGCCGAGCTTGATCGAGGCGACGATTGAAGACCTGCGCTGGCTCGGTCTCGATTGGGACGACGAGCCTTACGTGCAATCGCGCAGCGCGGCCGACATCGATGCGGCGGCGCAAGCGCTGCTCGACCGCGGCCTCGTCTACCCCTGCGTCTGTACGCGCAAAGAAATTCTCGCGGCGCAATCGGCGCCGCACGCGGGGGAAACCAGCACCGTCTATCCAGGGATTTGCCGCGGCAGGTTCAAGAATTTAGCTGATGCGGAAAGCGCCAGCGGCCGCCCTGCCGCGCTGCGCTTCATTGTTCCGGATAAACTCGTCCACATCGAAGATGAATTCCAAGGCGTGCGTGAATTCGACGCGCGCCGGCAGATCGGCGATTTTCCCATAGCGCGCAGCTTGGGGCTACCCGCCTATCAACTCGCCGTTGTCGTCGACGACGTCCGCCAGGGTGTGACGGAAATCGTCCGCGGCGCCGACTTGCTAGAAAGCTGCGCGCGCCAGTGGCTGCTGCAAGAAGCGTTGGGCTATCCGCACCCGCGCTGGTGGCATATTCCTCTTGTCACCGATGCCTCCGGGCGCCGCCTGGCCAAGCGCAGCGATGACGTCTCGCTGGCGCGCCTGCGCGGCGCCGGTGTCGACGCCTGGCAGATCGTCGCCTGGGTCGCACGTGGCGCGGGCATAGACATCGGCGATCGCGCCAACGCACGAGATCTCATCAGCTCGTTCGAAATGATGCGGCTACACAGATCCGAAGTTCGCGTTACGCCGGCTGATCTCGCCGCGTTTGGCTTGTAG
- a CDS encoding aldo/keto reductase produces MEYTTLGKTGLKVSVAGLGCGGPSRLGMRDDPNSEQHAVSLIRQAIDLGVNFLDTAQTYGTEAVVGKAIAGMRRDALVISTKKTLPSEDHADPAGELKKGFEQSLKLIGTDYIDVYHLHGVEPKDYQYCKERLMPAMRQLKEQGKIRFIGVTEGFVPDPSHTMLQQSLRENM; encoded by the coding sequence ATGGAATACACAACTCTCGGAAAAACCGGTTTGAAAGTCAGCGTTGCGGGACTCGGCTGCGGCGGGCCGAGCCGGCTAGGCATGCGCGACGATCCAAACTCGGAGCAGCACGCGGTCTCCCTAATCAGGCAAGCCATCGACCTGGGCGTCAACTTTCTCGATACGGCTCAGACCTACGGCACCGAAGCGGTGGTCGGTAAAGCGATCGCGGGGATGCGCCGCGATGCGCTCGTCATCTCGACCAAGAAGACACTGCCCAGTGAAGATCATGCCGATCCTGCGGGGGAACTAAAGAAAGGGTTTGAACAGAGCCTGAAGTTGATTGGCACAGATTACATCGATGTCTATCACTTGCATGGCGTCGAACCGAAGGATTATCAGTATTGCAAAGAACGGTTGATGCCGGCGATGCGCCAATTAAAAGAACAGGGCAAGATTCGCTTCATCGGTGTGACGGAGGGCTTTGTCCCCGACCCGTCGCACACCATGCTGCAACAAAGCCTGCGAGAAAATATGTGA